The DNA window CCCATTCCAACCTGATGTGACAAAAACAACCCTATGGGTTTGTGACACTTAGCTAAGGTCACTGAGGCTGTTGCGATAGAGATGCAGGACCCCAGATAGGGTATTTAGTACAATATCAATGTGGCAATACATTTGGGAAGAGGCAGAAGGGCAAAAGAAAGGAGTCTCGAAAGGAGTTTGGATTGGAGAGAGATGGATTTTGGGGTCCAGAACTAGAGATTTGGGGTGCATTTAGCTTAGGCATGtgcaaagtttggccctccaggtgttttggacttcaactcccataattcctaccAACCGGTAGGTTggtaggaatcgtgggagttgaagtccaaaacacctggagggccaaagtttgcacatgcctgcctttgGGGCACTCTTGGCGCACAAAAGTTACCATAGAAGGATTGGCAAGAGGCCTCATAGGAGTTGGAGTTAAATATTCCTTTGTCCATCCATTCAATGTACGACCCCGCCTTCCTCCAAAGTGGTTTGGATTAAGTAATGCAATTCAAAGTGGATCTGAATTAATCCAAAGTAGTTTGGAGTAAGTAATAAaaacaaccacaataataataatacattttatttatcgcCCGCCTCTCCTGTTAGCTCGAGGCGGGACGCAACATATTCAAAAACAAATGGACATCAAAAATTTGGGAGAGGCGGCTTAGCACATGGAAGGACATTTAAGAGGCCTGTATTTCATCCAACGAAGGAAAACAAGCTTCTAGTTAGGACACAAAGTGGAGGAGAGAAGAACTGGATGGAGAAAGGAATAGCAATGGAAGAGGAGAGTGCGCAAAAGGCTACCTTCCCATGACTTGAATCTATCACACATATATGTTACTTTAGGATTCCCAACTCCCATGAACTCCAAACCAACATGGCTTGgagtgatgggagctgcagtccaaccagGTTCGGGATGCTCATAGTGTCCCTGTTTACCTTCAACAATCAGTCTTTCTGGACTGTAATCATTAAGACAACAACGTGAAACCAATTTCATTATCATGGTTGGACTAGAGCTCCCATCACTCCAAGGAGGCATGCAAACGCGGTTGTAATGTGGAAAGAGGCAGATAGTTTCTTCCGCCACCCTCCAGTTTTTTGGGTTCTTTTGCTGGGTGCCATAAATAGTGATGTGTGACAGTTTGCAGGGAGAAAACGGAGCACCAAAATGTGTTTCGCCATCAGATTATCTGAATTTAATATTCAGTAAGGGAAGCCAGAAAGTGGAGCCAAAAGCAGCTGGCAACAGAAAGTGCCTAAGTGGGGTCTAGTTGCCAAAAAACCCAACCATTCCTTATTTTTTGCTCAATGATCATACACCTGATGTTGAGCCAATCGAGACAGTTTAAAaacatacttttcttttttcccatatgtatttttttttgcctttgagAATCTGGCCAAGGAAGGGGAAATTGGGAAGTGGGGCGTTGGAGAGAAACCAAATCCAAACCGGCAAACACAACCAAGCAATTctctccctttttttaaaaaaaacacaacagaaatTTTGTAAAATACACTCACACCATACCCTCTCACGCACACAAGGGAGAgcagaaagaagagaagagaatgtGTGAAAAAGGGGCAATGTctctggattgctgtgagctttccaggctgtatggccatgttccagaagcattctctcctgacgtttcgcccacatctatggcaggcatcctcagaggttgtgagttccaggcaagtggggttgatatatctgtggaatgtccagggtgggagaaagaactctttgtcttctggaggcaagtgtgaatgttgcaatcaaccAGCTAGAtcagcactgaatatccttgcagcttcaaagcctggctgcttcctgcctgagggaatcctttgttgggaggtgttagctggccctgattgtttcttgcctggaatccCCCTatcttcagagtgttgttctttatttcctgtcctgattttagaattttttaatactggtaaccagattttgttcattttcatggttttctccattCTGCTTAAGTTGTCCATATGCTTGGACAATTgtccacagagaagccactgaaatccacaagcatgtggacaatttcaacagaaaggaggaaatcataaaaatgaacaaaatctggctaccagtattgaaaaaaacctctaaaatcaggacaggaaataagaacaacactaaaaaaaaaacaagggaattccagacatgaatcaatcagggccaggcaacacctcccaacaaaggattcccccaggcaggaatcagccaggccttgaagatgcaCGGCTTTtcaattaattgcaacattcacacctgcctccaacagaaagttctttctcccaccctagaccttccacagatatataaacctcccttgtctagtttccaatagacctcacagcctctgaggatgcctccatagatgcaggcaaaacatctggaaaatggccatacagcccggaaaattcacaacaacccagtgattccggccatgaaagccttcgacaacacagggagCGTCTCCTTCCCAAACTCTGCTGCCCAAACGCCACCCCTCACCTCCCGTCCTCCCTCCGGGCCGCCCTTTCCCGCAACATGTCGCAGGGCTGCACCCAGTTGTTGTCGTGAAGTCCCACCCGGCAGCCCGGCGTGTCCTTGTCCGTCCGCCGGCAGCACATCCAGTAGGAGCGTCCGTAAGGCAGGTCGTGATGATAGGGCTTGGGGTGCCAGCGGCAGAGGGAGACGTCCCCCTTCTCGTAGTGCTTCTTGCACTGCTTGCAAGGGTCGTCCCGGTACAAAGGGTCCCGGTTCCACTTGGAGTCCGTGGCCTGGACGCCGAAAGTCTCGATGATGTACTTGAAGTAGTGGCAGGAGCACTTTAAGGCGGCCAGCGACTGCGTGGGCAGGTAGCTGAAGATCTTCACCATGATATGGTCAGGGAGGAGCAGCATATACTGGCGGGGCTCCAGCAAGCGCTGGATCTTGAAGCGGATCTCCAGAAAGTCGTGGGAGACGTGGCGATACAGACGGCAGAGGGAGGTGTCCGAGCCGGAGGATTCCAACCCGGACCCATCGGCCCTGTCCAGGCCACCCTCGCTGCCGTTCATAGGGTCCAGGAAGGCGCCGTCCATGTCCCGGCTGTCCCCCGGCTGTCCCCCTTGCGTGTGGAGGAAGAAGAGCTGCCCCGGAGGAGGGTCGTCACACGACGAGCACAACACCTCTTGGGTAGGCGAGCTGACCGTCAAGCAGACAGTCTCCTCCTTCATGTTCTTGGTGCTGTCCTTGCCAAAAAAGACACACTGGTCCACCACCCCGGTGACGACCACATCCACATGGAAGCCGGAGATGCAGTCCCGGGTGATGGTGGTTGCAGCCGACGGTCCCATTTTTTCGGCACCAGCCCTGCCCGCTTCGGAGATTGTCTCCATTTTCCCAGAACCCCCTTGGCTCTCTCCGCACGTCATCTCCACATCCGGGGGATCGCTGCCCGACCCGTCAGCCCCTTTTGGGGAGGCACTTGCCAGAAGGAAGTCCACATTGTTGGGCAGGGTGTCTCGGGAAGGGCTGATGAGTTGGTAGAGGTCACATGTGATCTTGTCTTTGGCACGGGCAGCGCTCCCTGTCGGCGACCCTCCACAGCTCATGAACATGCAGTTGGGGCGGGTGCTGGAGCCGCCCTCAGTGGGCGAGCGGGGGTCCCGGCTGCTGGAGATGCGGAAGGCGATGCGGACCTCGCCAGGGCTGTGCTGGGAGTTGGCCACGCATTCGGGAGACTCCCGGCAGAGACCATTCTGGCGCAAGACGTTTCGCTCCCGGGACTCAAAGTGGGCCACCGCCTCGGCCACCCGGCTGCAGTCCGAGCCACCGCCCCCCAACGTGCCCCCTTTCTTCTCCCCGCTTTCTTCTTGCTCCGTGGACACAAAAACCATGGGGGACGGTGGGGCGGCAGGAGGGCTGGGCCTGGCGTAGTTTTGCAGGGCCAGGGCCGTCCGCTGCTCCACCAAGGCCACCATCTCGGCGACCGAAAGCAAATCGGTGGTATCTGCGCTGGCAGGGTCGGTGTGGGACTCTGGACAAAGGCACACATCTTCTGCTTCCTTGTTGCTAACCCCACCAACACCGTCCTTCAACTTGACTGGGCAAGGTCTGCTTTTGCTGGGGTCGTGAGACCGCCGCCGGCGCTTGGCTTTGGAGCTGTCACTCCCCCAGTTCCCTTTGACCTTCATGGCGCTTGCCCGGCTGCCACTGCTGCACTGGTGGGCCACGAAAAAGGCAATCTTCTCCTTGGTGTTGCCTGGCTTGATGACGTACCACGTGTCCAAGAGCACCCGCCCTTCCTCCACTTGGCTGGGGCTCAGGGAGGTGGCGGGGGGCGGAGGCGGCGGGGCAGGAGGGATGTTCTCCGAAGAGGCCTCACCGCCCGCCACCTCTTCTTCCTTGGCTTTGCAGGCAAAGTCCCCAAAGGTCTTCTTCACCTGGCCTCCAGTGCACTGCTTGTTCTGGGAGTAGGTGCCAAAGGGACGGGGGCACCATAGCTGGATGCGGGAGGAGAAGGTGTTCTGATCCATCACTCTCTCATGGCAGAAAGGCAGGGGGAAGGCAGGCCTCCTCCCCTAGCTCATGGCGGGCTCTGCTCCAGGAGCCTCCCAGG is part of the Anolis carolinensis isolate JA03-04 unplaced genomic scaffold, rAnoCar3.1.pri scaffold_10, whole genome shotgun sequence genome and encodes:
- the fbxo46 gene encoding F-box only protein 46 is translated as MDQNTFSSRIQLWCPRPFGTYSQNKQCTGGQVKKTFGDFACKAKEEEVAGGEASSENIPPAPPPPPPATSLSPSQVEEGRVLLDTWYVIKPGNTKEKIAFFVAHQCSSGSRASAMKVKGNWGSDSSKAKRRRRSHDPSKSRPCPVKLKDGVGGVSNKEAEDVCLCPESHTDPASADTTDLLSVAEMVALVEQRTALALQNYARPSPPAAPPSPMVFVSTEQEESGEKKGGTLGGGGSDCSRVAEAVAHFESRERNVLRQNGLCRESPECVANSQHSPGEVRIAFRISSSRDPRSPTEGGSSTRPNCMFMSCGGSPTGSAARAKDKITCDLYQLISPSRDTLPNNVDFLLASASPKGADGSGSDPPDVEMTCGESQGGSGKMETISEAGRAGAEKMGPSAATTITRDCISGFHVDVVVTGVVDQCVFFGKDSTKNMKEETVCLTVSSPTQEVLCSSCDDPPPGQLFFLHTQGGQPGDSRDMDGAFLDPMNGSEGGLDRADGSGLESSGSDTSLCRLYRHVSHDFLEIRFKIQRLLEPRQYMLLLPDHIMVKIFSYLPTQSLAALKCSCHYFKYIIETFGVQATDSKWNRDPLYRDDPCKQCKKHYEKGDVSLCRWHPKPYHHDLPYGRSYWMCCRRTDKDTPGCRVGLHDNNWVQPCDMLRERAARREDGR